Sequence from the Aromatoleum petrolei genome:
GAATCGGCCTGCGCGGCGAGCGCCCGATGCCCGGAAGCGCCCTTGTTTGCACGGGAGCCGGGCGATGAGCGCGCCGCTGGCGACCCTGCCCGCATTCGCGGCGATCGGTATCGGCGCCGCGCTCGGCGCGTGGCTGCGCTGGGGATTGGGCCTGCTGCTCAACCCGCTCTTCCTGGTGGTTCCGCTCGGCACGCTCTCTGCCAATCTGCTCGGCGGTCTGCTGATGGGGGCCGCGCTGGCGTGGATCCACGCGGTGCCCGAGATGTCGCCGACCCTGCGCCTGCTGATGACCACGGGCTTTCTCGGCGGACTCACGACCTTCTCGACCTTCTCCGCCGAAGGCCTGCACCTCGTGCAGCGCGGCGAATGGGCGTGGCTCGCGCTGCACACGTTGCTGCACGTGCTGGGATCGCTGGCGATGGCGTGGGCAGGCTACGCGGCGTTCAACGCGTGGCGCGGCTGAATCCGCGATTGGCTCATTCCCGGCCCGCGAGCCAGTCGGCCGCCCCGAGCCCCGCCGCCCGGCCGGTGGCGAAGCAGGCCGTAAGCAGATAACCGCCGGTCGGCGCCTCCCAGTCGAGCATCTCGCCGCAGCAGAACACGCCGGGGAGCGCGCGCAGCATCAGGCGATCGTCGAGCGCCTCGAACAGCACCCCGCCCGCGCTGCTGATCGCCTCGTCGAGCGGGCGCGCTGCGGCCAGCACGATCGGCAGGGCCTTGATTGCGGCGGCGAGGCGGTTTGCGTCGGCAAAGACGTCCTTCGTCGTGCACTCGCGCAGCAGGCCCGCCTTCACGCCCTCGATCCCGGCCTTGCTCTGCAGGTGGCTCGCCATCGAGCGCGAGCCGCGCGGCCGTGCGAGATCCGCCGCGAGGCGTTCCAGGCTGCGACCGGGCGCGAGGTCGAGGTGCACCGTCGCCAATCCCGTGG
This genomic interval carries:
- the crcB gene encoding fluoride efflux transporter CrcB; protein product: MSAPLATLPAFAAIGIGAALGAWLRWGLGLLLNPLFLVVPLGTLSANLLGGLLMGAALAWIHAVPEMSPTLRLLMTTGFLGGLTTFSTFSAEGLHLVQRGEWAWLALHTLLHVLGSLAMAWAGYAAFNAWRG